From a single Apium graveolens cultivar Ventura chromosome 2, ASM990537v1, whole genome shotgun sequence genomic region:
- the LOC141697139 gene encoding NADP-dependent malic enzyme-like, with product MLFTSKKLIEPTKPYSLIQGRTVFASGSPFDPVKYNDQLFIPGQANNAYIFPGLGLGLVMSGAIRMHDEMLLAASEALACQVTQEHYDKGMTFPPFSNIRTISANIAAKVAAKAYDLGLATRLPRPEDLVKFAESCMYSPNYHIYR from the exons ATGTTATTTACTTCAAAGAAACTCATTGAACCAACAAAACCTTATTCCTTAATACAGGGCCGCACAGTGTTTGCCAGTGGAAGTCCATTTGACCCTGTGAAATACAATGACCAACTTTTCATTCCTGGCCAG GCAAATAACGCATATATCTTTCCTGGACTTGGACTTGGTTTGGTTATGTCTGGTGCAATCCGCATGCACGATGAAATGCTTCTTGCAGCTT CTGAAGCTTTGGCCTGTCAAGTAACACAGGAACACTATGATAAGGGAATGACATTCCCACCATTTTCTAATATCAGAACAATATCCGCTAACATTGCAGCTAAAGTTGCTGCTAAAGCATATGATCTTG GCTTGGCAACACGTCTTCCTCGACCAGAAGATCTGGTCAAGTTTGCTGAAAGCTGCATGTATAGTCCCAACTATCACATTTACCGGTGA